One segment of Danio aesculapii chromosome 3, fDanAes4.1, whole genome shotgun sequence DNA contains the following:
- the sox9b gene encoding transcription factor SOX-9b, translated as MNLLQRGLKMSVSGAPSPSLSEDSAGSPCASAGSGSDSETPRAEPPLHRDEQEKFPVCIRDAVSQVLKGYDWSLVPMPVRVSGSGKSKPHVKRPMNAFMVWAQAARRKLADQYPHLHNAELSKTLGKLWRLLNEGEKRPFVEEAERLRVQHKKDHPDYKYQPRRRKSVKSGSAESEDGEQTQISTNALFRALQRAETPDSSTGELHSPGEHSGQSQGPPTPPTTPKTDLPVCSKADLKRERERDRERPLQDGIDFGAVDIGELSSDVISNIEAFDVNEFDQYLPPHGAPGPAGAGFPSGYGSAAWMHKPLASSSMANSGEQHQQRAQIKTEQLSPGHYSQQPPQQQFYSAPYSRAQYTEYSEQHSSYYSPYPAFSYSRPPYTPAAAADTAHTHHWDPQPVYTQLSRP; from the exons atgaaTCTCCTCCAGCGCGGGCTGAAGATGAGTGTGTCCGGAGCTCCGAGCCCGAGTCTCTCCGAGGACTCCGCCGGCTCCCCGTGCGCCTCCGCCGGCTCGGGATCGGACAGCGAGACCCCCCGCGCAGAGCCGCCGCTGCACAGGGACGAGCAGGAGAAGTTCCCGGTGTGTATCCGGGACGCGGTGTCGCAGGTGCTGAAGGGCTACGACTGGTCTCTGGTGCCCATGCCGGTGCGGGTGAGCGGCTCCGGGAAGAGCAAACCGCACGTCAAGAGACCCATGAACGCGTTTATGGTTTGGGCTCAAGCCGCGCGGAGGAAACTGGCGGACCAGTACCCGCACCTGCACAACGCGGAGCTCAGCAAAACACTCGGCAAACTCTGGAG ACTGCTGAACGAGGGTGAGAAGCGTCCGTTTGTGGAGGAGGCGGAGCGGCTGCGGGTCCAGCATAAGAAAGATCATCCAGACTATAAATATCAGCCCAGACGGAGGAAATCAGTGAAGAGCGGTTCAGCAGAGTCAGAGGATGGGGAGCAGACGCAGATCTCCACCAATGCGCTGTTCAGAGCCCTGCAGCGGGCAGAAACACCCGACTCCAGCACCGGCGAGCTGCACTCTCCTGGAGAACACTCTG GTCAGTCTCAGGGCCCCCCCACGCCGCCCACCACCCCTAAAACGGATCTGCCGGTGTGCAGTAAAGCAGATCTGAAGCGGGAGCGGGAGCGAGACCGAGAGCGCCCCCTGCAGGACGGCATTGACTTCGGTGCGGTGGACATCGGCGAGCTGAGCAGTGATGTCATCTCCAACATAGAGGCCTTCGATGTCAATGAGTTTGACCAGTACCTGCCTCCGCACGGGGCCCCGGGGCCGGCCGGTGCAGGGTTCCCCAGCGGGTACGGCAGCGCAGCCTGGATGCACAAACCGCTCGCTAGTAGCTCCATGGCTAACAGTGGTGAGCAGCACCAGCAGAGGGCGCAGATCAAGACGGAGCAGCTGAGCCCGGGCCACTACAGTCAGCAGCCGCCACAGCAGCAGTTCTACAGCGCCCCCTACAGCCGAGCGCAGTATACAGAGTACAGCGAGCAGCACAGCTCCTACTACAGCCCGTACCCCGCATTCAGCTACAGCAGACCCCCGTACACCCCTGCAGCGGCAGCcgacactgcacacacacaccactgggACCCGCAGCCCGTCTACACACAGCTGTCCAGACCCTGA